One Sodalinema gerasimenkoae IPPAS B-353 DNA segment encodes these proteins:
- the psbA gene encoding photosystem II q(b) protein has translation MTTTLQQRESASLWERFCSWVTSTDNRLYIGWFGVLMIPTLLTATTCFIIAFIAAPPVDIDGIREPVAGSLLYGNNIISGAVVPSSNAIGLHLYPIWEAASLDEWLYNGGPYQLVILHFLIGVFCYMGREWELSFRLGMRPWICVAYSAPVAAASAVFLIYPIGQGSFSDGMPLGISGTFNFMLVFQAEHNILMHPFHMLGVAGVFGGALFSAMHGSLVTSSLVRETTESESQNYGYKFGQEEETYNIVAAHGYFGRLIFQYASFNNSRSLHFFLGAWPVVGIWFTALGVSTMAFNLNGFNFNQSVLDSQGRVINTWADVINRANLGMEVMHERNAHNFPLDLAATEAPSING, from the coding sequence ATGACCACCACCTTACAGCAACGCGAATCCGCGTCTCTGTGGGAACGGTTTTGCAGTTGGGTCACCAGCACTGACAACCGCCTTTACATTGGCTGGTTCGGTGTCTTGATGATCCCCACCCTCTTAACCGCTACCACCTGCTTCATCATCGCGTTCATCGCTGCTCCCCCCGTGGACATCGATGGTATCCGCGAACCTGTTGCCGGTTCTCTTCTGTATGGAAACAACATCATTTCTGGTGCTGTTGTTCCTTCTTCTAACGCGATCGGACTTCACTTGTACCCGATCTGGGAAGCTGCCAGCCTCGACGAGTGGCTTTACAATGGCGGTCCTTACCAGCTCGTGATCCTTCACTTCCTCATTGGCGTTTTCTGCTACATGGGTCGTGAATGGGAACTGTCTTTCCGTCTCGGAATGCGTCCCTGGATCTGCGTGGCTTACTCCGCACCTGTTGCCGCTGCTAGCGCTGTCTTCCTGATCTACCCCATCGGTCAAGGTTCTTTCTCCGATGGTATGCCACTGGGTATCTCGGGAACCTTCAACTTCATGTTGGTGTTCCAAGCTGAGCACAACATCCTGATGCACCCCTTCCATATGCTTGGTGTGGCTGGTGTCTTCGGCGGTGCTCTGTTCTCCGCGATGCACGGTTCTCTGGTGACCTCCTCCTTGGTTCGTGAAACCACCGAGAGCGAGTCTCAGAACTACGGTTACAAATTCGGTCAAGAAGAAGAAACCTACAACATTGTTGCAGCTCACGGCTACTTCGGTCGCTTGATCTTCCAATACGCTTCCTTCAACAACAGCCGCTCTCTGCACTTCTTCTTAGGTGCATGGCCCGTTGTCGGAATCTGGTTCACCGCTCTTGGTGTCAGCACCATGGCGTTCAACCTCAACGGTTTCAACTTCAACCAGTCCGTGTTGGATAGCCAAGGTCGTGTCATCAACACCTGGGCTGACGTGATCAACCGCGCCAACCTCGGTATGGAAGTTATGCACGAGCGTAACGCTCACAACTTCCCCCTCGACTTGGCTGCTACCGAAGCTCCTTCCATCAACGGCTAA
- the thiC gene encoding phosphomethylpyrimidine synthase produces MRTDWVAKRRGQGNVSQMHYARQGVITEEMDYVAKRENLPVELIRDEVARGRMIIPANINHTNLEPMAIGIASKCKVNANIGASPNTSNIDEEVAKLHLAVKYGADTVMDLSTGGGDLDVIRTAIIKASPVPIGTVPIYQALESVHGSVENLTADDFLNIIEKHAQQGVDYMTIHAGILIEHLPLVRDRITGIVSRGGGILARWMLHHHKQNPLYTHFDDIIEIFKKYDVSFSLGDSLRPGCTHDASDEAQLAELKTLGQLTRRAWEHDVQVMVEGPGHVPMDQIEFNVKKQMEECSEAPFYVLGPLVTDIAPGYDHITSAIGAAMAGWYGTAMLCYVTPKEHLGLPDAEDVRNGLIAYKIAAHAADIARRRPGARDRDDELSAARYNFDWNKQFELSLDPERAREYHDETLPADIYKSAEFCSMCGPKFCPMQTKVDADALTELEKFLASDEAKEKAVVKA; encoded by the coding sequence ATGCGTACAGACTGGGTAGCAAAGCGACGCGGTCAGGGTAATGTATCCCAGATGCACTACGCTCGTCAGGGAGTGATTACCGAGGAGATGGACTACGTCGCCAAACGGGAAAACTTGCCAGTCGAGTTAATCCGTGACGAGGTGGCCCGGGGCCGGATGATTATTCCGGCCAATATCAACCACACCAATCTCGAACCGATGGCCATTGGCATTGCATCGAAATGCAAGGTCAACGCCAACATTGGGGCATCGCCCAACACCTCTAATATTGATGAGGAAGTAGCGAAACTCCATTTGGCGGTGAAGTATGGTGCGGACACCGTCATGGACTTGTCTACCGGCGGCGGGGACTTGGATGTGATTCGCACGGCGATTATCAAGGCCTCTCCGGTTCCCATTGGTACGGTTCCCATTTATCAGGCCCTTGAGAGTGTTCATGGCAGTGTGGAAAATCTCACTGCTGATGATTTCTTGAATATCATTGAGAAACACGCTCAGCAGGGTGTGGACTACATGACGATCCATGCAGGAATCTTGATTGAACATCTGCCGTTGGTGCGCGATCGCATTACGGGGATTGTCTCTCGCGGTGGCGGAATCCTGGCACGCTGGATGTTACATCACCACAAGCAAAACCCCCTTTATACTCATTTCGATGACATCATCGAAATCTTCAAGAAATACGATGTGTCGTTCAGTTTAGGGGATTCCCTGCGTCCGGGTTGTACCCATGATGCCAGTGATGAAGCGCAACTGGCGGAGTTGAAAACCCTCGGACAGTTGACACGCCGCGCCTGGGAACATGATGTTCAGGTGATGGTCGAAGGTCCGGGCCATGTCCCCATGGACCAGATTGAGTTCAACGTCAAGAAACAGATGGAAGAGTGCAGCGAAGCACCGTTCTATGTGTTGGGTCCGTTGGTGACAGATATTGCGCCGGGGTATGACCATATTACCTCTGCCATTGGTGCAGCCATGGCCGGTTGGTATGGGACGGCGATGTTGTGCTATGTGACGCCGAAGGAGCATTTGGGGTTACCGGATGCTGAGGATGTGCGCAATGGCTTGATTGCCTATAAGATTGCGGCTCATGCGGCGGATATTGCTCGTCGTCGTCCGGGTGCGCGCGATCGCGATGATGAACTCTCGGCGGCGCGGTATAACTTCGACTGGAACAAGCAGTTTGAGTTATCCCTGGACCCTGAACGCGCTCGGGAATATCATGACGAGACGCTTCCGGCGGATATCTACAAGTCGGCGGAGTTCTGCTCGATGTGTGGACCGAAGTTCTGTCCAATGCAGACCAAGGTGGATGCGGATGCGTTGACGGAGTTGGAGAAGTTCTTAGCTTCGGATGAGGCGAAGGAGAAAGCTGTCGTGAAGGCATAA
- a CDS encoding histidine triad nucleotide-binding protein, producing the protein MPMTDTIFAKIIRREIPADILHEDEHCLAFRDIAPQAPTHFLVIPKKAIPKLADADDSDEQLLGHLLIIARTVAETERLEKGYRVVINTGDDGGQTVDHLHLHVLGGRPMSWPPG; encoded by the coding sequence ATCCCCATGACCGATACCATTTTCGCCAAAATTATCCGCAGGGAGATTCCGGCGGATATCCTCCATGAAGACGAGCATTGTCTCGCCTTTCGCGATATTGCCCCTCAAGCTCCCACGCACTTTCTGGTGATTCCCAAGAAAGCGATTCCCAAGCTGGCTGATGCTGACGACAGCGATGAGCAACTGCTGGGGCATCTTCTCATCATTGCCAGAACCGTGGCCGAAACTGAACGCTTAGAGAAAGGTTACCGAGTCGTTATTAATACCGGTGACGATGGTGGGCAAACCGTCGATCACCTGCACCTACATGTGTTGGGGGGACGACCGATGAGTTGGCCCCCCGGCTAA
- a CDS encoding NAD(P)/FAD-dependent oxidoreductase produces MTQVLIVGGGVVGAAIAYELSCVPGLEVILCDRDRLGQGSTGAALGVLMGAISQKKAKSRAWKLREQSLQRYLTLIPELEAKLDCHLPRNDAGILKLCSREENWSKWQNLAQVRCEQGFPLALWLLDELYTRFPQLGREGISGAVFSSCDRQIQPRPLTEALLAAAELQGVQVNWETEITDIEMTTGDPRRCGQVMTQTGDQYEPDWLVIAAGLGTSLLTDQLQRAIAVRPVLGQAVRYRLSQPFPQRFPVVTGGDVHVVPLSDYECWVGATVEFPDAAGQVTADERLLEEVQEAAIALYPPLAEAKVIEQWSGLRPRPEGRSAPVIGKLENYENVLLATGHYRNGVLLAPATAIAIRDLISGV; encoded by the coding sequence ATGACTCAGGTCTTGATTGTGGGTGGCGGGGTGGTTGGGGCGGCGATCGCCTATGAGTTGAGTTGTGTTCCTGGACTGGAGGTGATTCTGTGCGATCGCGATCGCCTGGGTCAGGGGTCAACGGGGGCGGCGCTGGGAGTCTTAATGGGAGCAATTAGTCAGAAAAAAGCCAAGAGTCGGGCCTGGAAACTCCGAGAGCAGAGTTTGCAACGCTATCTGACCTTAATTCCTGAGTTAGAGGCAAAACTTGACTGTCATTTGCCCCGCAATGATGCGGGGATTTTAAAACTCTGTTCAAGGGAGGAAAATTGGTCAAAATGGCAGAACTTGGCTCAGGTGCGTTGCGAGCAAGGGTTTCCCTTGGCATTATGGTTGTTAGATGAGCTTTACACTCGTTTTCCTCAGTTGGGGAGGGAGGGGATTTCGGGGGCGGTCTTTTCGAGCTGTGATCGCCAAATTCAACCCCGTCCCCTCACAGAGGCGTTGCTGGCGGCGGCTGAGTTGCAGGGGGTTCAGGTAAATTGGGAGACTGAGATTACGGATATAGAAATGACAACCGGAGATCCTCGCCGCTGTGGCCAGGTGATGACTCAAACCGGTGATCAGTATGAACCGGATTGGCTGGTAATTGCGGCGGGTTTGGGGACGAGTCTGTTGACGGACCAACTCCAGAGGGCGATCGCCGTGCGCCCGGTGTTGGGCCAGGCGGTGCGATATCGTCTCTCTCAGCCGTTTCCTCAGAGATTCCCTGTGGTGACTGGGGGAGATGTGCATGTGGTTCCCCTCTCGGATTATGAGTGTTGGGTGGGGGCAACGGTGGAGTTTCCTGATGCAGCGGGACAGGTGACGGCAGATGAGAGGTTATTGGAGGAGGTTCAAGAGGCGGCGATCGCCCTCTATCCCCCGTTAGCTGAGGCTAAGGTGATTGAACAATGGTCTGGCTTACGACCCCGTCCCGAAGGACGCAGCGCCCCAGTTATCGGTAAATTAGAGAATTATGAGAACGTGTTGCTGGCCACGGGTCATTATCGTAACGGCGTGTTACTGGCTCCGGCCACGGCGATCGCCATCCGTGATTTGATTTCAGGAGTTTGA